The nucleotide sequence AGTTTCTGTCTCATTGATAGAAGCAATCAAGCTGATTTTACCATCAGTCATGATCAATTCAGGGATACACATAAAGAATGCAAAAACAGATAGTAATGCCCCCGTGAGCGGATTAACATTTAATTTTTGTTCATCTCGTTCAATTGACGTTAATTCATAAGCAAACACAATGGCAAAGTAAATAGATAAAATCCCCATCGTCATTGTATTGACGATCATGTACAAGTCACTAACTTTGAAAAAAGTTGCATTAAAAAATCCTTCTAAAAATGGGAACGGTAATGGCAAAATATTTAAAACCAAAAACATCGAGCCTACAATCGTGAAAGGAATAGAAGCCATCCCCGCTGCCATGACAGCCCGAACGATTTTAAGTTGCGCAATTTTCCCCATAGGTCCCATCAGGTATTTCTGCAAAAAATCAAACATTAGTTATTCTCCTTTCCTAAATATAACGCTTTTTCATATTGTTTAATACGGATATACTGTTGGTCTTGGTTGAGTGAAATTTTCTTTAAACGATACTGTATAAATGCACTGGCAAAAATACCGCTTACAACAAGAATGAAAACAAATAACTGTCCTCCATTGTTATTTGCCATAAAAGGATACAAGAATGTAAATCCTGAGGTAAACAACACTGGAATCACTAATAAATTAAAGACACTCTGGAACAAAAAATACCACTTTGTCCATGGAACGTTCGTTTGGTGTTTTCGATAAAGCTTTACTTGTTCTCCTACTGCAGGCAAAATAGCTAAAATCAGAATCATCGGTAAACTACTTCCTAAACTTTTAGCTGATAGAAGCAGAATCATCCATTGCATGTTCATGAAAAAGAAAAAGGCAGTCAGGTAACGTACGATTAGATAACGATTGAAATACATGTTTTTCAAACTAAGTTGCTTTTTTTCTAATTCGATTTTCCTTTTTACTGTATCCTGCACAATGATCCTTCCTTTCTATTTATTTTTTTGATACAAATAATTCATTTCCTGTGCAACTTCCAATAATGTCATCGTCGTCATCAGATGATCTTGTGCATGGACCATGATAATTTCCATTTCTATTTTTGTCCCGCTGGCATATTCTTTCAGAAGTTGAGTTTGTGACTGATGCGCATGAAGAATCTCTTCATTTGCTTGTCGCAACTTCTCTTCTACTTCTTCAAACATCTCTTTACGCATCGAGCGAAATGCTTCATGTATCAGTGTCCGTGCATTTCCGCTATGGAAAATGATATCAAAAGAAGTCACTTGTAGTGTTTCACTGTTTATTTTTTCAGCCATCTGTTTTCCTCCTTATTCGATCAGTTTGATAAATTTACTGCTGAAATTCTCAAAAATAGGTTCAGCTAAGATTTCCTGCTGTACTTTTAGCTGGTCAACTAACCTAATGATTGCTTTAGTCACGACCGTAATTCCTTCATTTTCGACATAAGAAGGCGAAACTAAAAAAACAAAATGAATTTCTTGATATTGATCCCACTGCATCCCAGAAGGAATCAATGCAACGGCTACCTTTGTTTCGATTCCAACTGGAACAGCGGGATGTGGGACTGCCACTGTATCACTGAATATGATTTGTCCCATATTTTCACGTTGCTGGATCTGCTTTCGCATTTCTCTTATATATCCTTCTTCTTCATTTATGCTCAGCTTTTGCAGCAAATCATGAAGAATTTCTTCCTTTTTCGGTTCGTACGTATAAGTCTTGAAAAATTTTTCAGACAACTGTTCGGTGTAAATCTGCTTTTTTTGCTGTAGAGAAAATGCTGGTATCGGTCTATCTGAGGAATGATAGGGTATAGATTCTCCAACTACCTTTCGTATTTTACGAACATCATCTTCATTCAAAAAAATACTGACATGTAAAACTGGAATTTTGAAAAACATTGTCGAAAGATCAATAGAAGAAATAATCAGGTCGATTCCTTTTAAAGTTGTTTCATTGATCTCATAATAGCCTTTTACACTTACCACTGTAATATTTTTACCGAATTCACTGACTACGCGATTCTTTAATAGTTGGGCACTGCCGTAACCCGTTGCACAGATAATCAATGCATGTAGTTTATGCGCAGCTCTTTCTTTTTCCAATGCCGCCATGAGATGCAAAGCCAAATAGGCCCATTCATCTTCATTGATGGTATAGTTTTTCAAAGCCGGCATGTTGCTGAAATGCCTTTTTACTGCGTCAAAGACTTTGGGATTTTCTTTCTTTATCTCCTCAGTCAATGGGTTCTCAATGCGAATACCTCGGCTCAATCGAATCATCATCGGTGACAAATGATCGAGTAGTCCATTGAAAAGCTGGAGATCCTCTACTAATGAAAAATGAAATTCCTGAGACAATCTTTTCAGAACTTTCGCTAATTCCTTTGATAGTTCCTGATCATTTTGATTTTCTTTGTGATTCGACTTAGCCATGAGATGTAATGTCAAATAAGCAATTTCTTCTTCGGGAAACGATACACCTGCGATTACCTCAATACGTTGAACGATCCGCTGCGCCACTTGATACTCTACTCGCTTAGAAACTTCTTGTTCGATGCCTAATTCCTTGATTTCAAACCCTTCTCGGAGCCGTTTGATCCCCAAAGCCAAGTGTAAAGTCAGATTCTGTATGATAAAATCCGAAACTTTTAACTTAGCTTCTCTTGTTTCATCGAGAATGATAATGACTAGCTCTTCAAAACTGATGTCTGGGAAAAAACGGCTTTGCCCTAAATATTCTTTCAATGAATTTCCATAATGGTTTCCAAAAAAAGTATCCATGATAAAATGCCGTCGATTTCTTTCTTCCCCTTCGATCCATGTCCCTTGACCATGCTTAGAAACGATTTTTAGTGAATATGGAATCAATCGCTCCTTGATTTCTTGCATGTCCTTTGTCAAACTGGAACGACTGATATAAAGCTCTTCTGCCAAATCATCCATAAAAAGAATGGCATCTTCCAAAAGCAATTGGTTCAATATATACTTTTGTCGATCTTCGGACTCATAAAATCCTTGCGGTTCTCTAGCATATCCAGGTACTATTTCTTGCCGACTCAAAAACAAGTCAAATGTCAGTCTTTGTAAAATATGCAGTTGGTAGCCATAACCTGGTTTAGCAATGATCTTACCTCCGTTTTTTTCTACTAACTCTTTGATCCGCTGCAAGTAATTACGGATTGTCCGATCAGATAATAACAATTCAGAAGCTAAACGTTGACTGGTGACATACTCCTTCTTGTGATCAATCAAATATCTCAACAGCAATTTTTCCTTCTGTTTCATTATCATCCACTCCTATTCCATCATATGTTCTCTTCGATCACCTCTGCTAACTTCTGGATGCCTGTAGGGATTGGGACATACGCTTGGAAAGGGATACTAACAACAGGCTTTCCAACAGATTCTCCTAATTTTTTGAATTTATCCAAAAACATCGTCGTTTGCGGGCTGATCAGAAATAAATCAAAATCACTATTCTTAATCATATTATCGCCTTCTGTAGCTGAAACTGCATCTACGAGTACCTCTTCTCTTTTTTGCTTAAAGAAATCCGTTGTCTTTGAGGCCATCATCGAGGATGACATTCCTGCCGCACAAATAATCAATGCTTTTTTCATAAATCAATCACTCCTTTTATTTTTATAAACCAAGCATATCTTGTAAGCGTTTTCTATTCAAAATATATATTTCCGTAGCATTGCGGAAAAAATGTGTATCATATCTTGAATAATAATTTCTGGCACCGTGATATACTAGTGATAGAATTTTTTCAGGAGGGGATTTAGTGAGTATCACAGTGAATATTTTGTATACAAGTACAAATGGACAAGCCAGAAAATTTGCAGAAGAAATGGTCGAAAGAAACATTGTCAAAGCGATTCGTGCAGAAGAAGGAAACGAGAAATATGACTATTACTTTCCACTAGAAGATCCAGAATCTCTTTTACTGATCGACCGTTGGAAAGATGAAGAAGCAATCGAAAAGCATCACAAATCCGAAATGATGGCTCAAATAAACGAACTCCGTAAAAAGTATAAATTAAAAATGAAAGTCGAACGTTTCACTGATTTACCGTAAAAAGATACACATGGAATGATAGCAATTTATCATCCATGTGTATCTTCACTTTTTCCTTATTTTTTATTCGATCTCATCTAATGATTCAAACCGTGTTTTTCTCTTATTTTTCGGATAAGTATTTCAGTCACCCCAATATACATGATTCCTAAACATACCCCAAGGATATTCTCAAAAATGCGGATCGTTACTGCTCCTGGAACCCCGAATAAACTGGCAGTGATTGCCAAAGCACCAAAAGAATTAAAAACTGTTTTATATCTATAGGTAGAACAAACACCTAAAGCTAGACCACCTAATATACCGACCCAGTTAAAAGGAATAAATTGGCTGATACCAATAAATAAAACACATCCAATCAATGAGCCAATGATTCGGTCTACTGCTCGTTCTTTGAAACCAATCGACATCAATCCATAGCTAGATACAATAGAAGAAAATGCAAACCCTGCCCACATCAATCGCTGAAAAGGGACATACTCTCCTGCAACGATCAAAAGACTAATGCCAAATGCATAGATGAGCATCCAAATTTTTTCCTGCGAATACATGCCTTTCAAAAAAATCTCTTTAAACAAGCTTTTGTCTTTGTTCTTTTCTCGATGTTTTCTGTAAAGGAGAACTGAAAACCAACAAAAAAACAAAAATAATAAGCTACTTGTTTGTGTAAAGAAATTCTTGTTCAACGAATCTTTAGGTAACGAATAAACAATAAAGAGATATGAAAAGCCGTACAAAGAAGCATTCCCCATTTTGGGATCACTAGCGGTTGCCATTAATATGCTGCTTAGTAAAATAAAATGAATCAACATGCCCATAACTGACCATTTGATCAGCTGGACATACGGTGCTACTAATAGTGAGAACATGACGATTGCTAAACCTATGATCGAATGGGAAATCTTATAACCAAAGTCAACAAAACGAATACTCATCAACATACAGAATAAAACCACAGCGTATGGTTTATGCTTCGATTCAAATAATGTTGTAATTATAATGATAAAACAAATGGCAAACAATACGATGAATAATGATCGTAAAAACAATGAACAAATATACATGCACTTTTCTTTTTTAGAAGCTGCTTCTCGTATTTTTTGTTTTAAAATAAACGGATCTAGTTGTAGAGACTGATAAAAATCCACCTGTTGTCGTCCTTTCTTTTTACTTTTATTTTTTACAGTCATCTATGACAGGTTGTAAATACTATGGAACATCATATGGCGTTGTCATTTTCTTGTCAACTATTTTTCCTATTCATGTTTTTATAAAAAAACATATCGTTTTCTTGTATGATTAAATCACCACAAAATAAACAACTGAGAGAACGATATGCTTTATGAATGGTTCTATCAAAAAAATTCTGAGATCAATAGACAAAAATTTGATGATTACAGAGGTCTCTTACGAAACCTTACAGAAGAAAAAAACATTGATCGTTGCTGCAGTTCTCTTCCCTGCTCCATGTGTCTGTAGAAATTGTGGTTCTGCTGTGGTAGATGGAAATAGGAAATTAATGGTGGTGAAAAACAAGAAGAAGGAAACCATTGTCCACTTTGAATAATATAATCATATGCCAATGGTTATACGCCTAAAAAAGCAGCGCTATACCTGTAAAAACTGTCGAAGCCATTGGAACGCTCAAAGTTATTTTATCCGTCCAAGGCACTCGATTTCAAATCATGTCAGACATAAAATCACTTCTTTACTGACTGAAAAAGTGTCGTTATTTTTTATTTCGAAAAGTTGTTAGGTATCTTTGACAACCGTTATTCGCACATTGAAAGAGTTGAGAAGCTATTTACCAAAGTCTTCCAAAAGAATTCTGTCTTGAGTGTTGAGGGTTGTGAATTTCGTTCTCACGTTTCCGTTGAGGATAAACTGAGTTTTATTTCCGCGGATGGCGAGACAGAAAAATTAATCGAGAAAATTTACCTACACAAAAAATTCCTCGATTAACAAACTATTTCCTTAGCTGCACTAATCCTAAAGAAATAGAATTCTTAGTTACAGACATGAACGCCACCTACTTTCAGCTCACCAAACATGTTCTACCAAATGCGAAATTGGTGATTGATCGATTACTTGGTTTTTCCACGCCTTTCAAGGAGGCGTAACCTTTATTCACGAGTTGGTTGAAGCTTTCCGAGACAAAAGACCCGACTTGTTTTTCTCCTTATTGACAAAGAGCCATTAAAACTAGAGAAAAAATTACAACTGATCGCTGATTATTTGTAGAAAGAAAATCAAAGTATTACCCAATAAACTTGAGTCATTAGGCAAAAAACACTGCGAAACTCAAGAATGATTTTCGCAGTGTTTTTGTATATTTTTTATTAACTAGTATTACTACAAAGGTTTATTTTTCACTTCTCAACGCAGCACAAAATTGTCTTTACTTATTTACTGGTTGGGTTCAACCTTCTCTACTCCGATACTAATATTTGTTTGTATACCCCTTCTAAAATCGGTAGTTTCCATTCAATTGATGGGTACTAGTTGATTTTAAAAACTATGCTTATTCAATTTTTTATTTTAGCTCATATATTTCGTTTCTTTCTAAATTTTATACTGATGAAAACAAGTAGCACACCCAATATTGACAATATAAACTGGCTAATGATGGTTTCTCCAGTTTTTGGAAGATGCTTATTTCCACTGCTTGTTGGATTGTTTCCTCTTATATCTGAGCTATCAGCAACTTTTCTATTCTCTTTTGTTAAAAAGATCGCCACTTCTTGTTCTTTTTCGATCTTGAAAGTTACTGGTGTCGCATCCAATTCATACCCCGTTGGCGCTTGAGTTTCTACCAGCTGATATGCTCCTGGTGCTAAGCCATCTATCGCCAGTTTTCCATCTGCTCCTGTGGTTAGACCTGACTGCAGAACGGTTCCATTGGCATCTTGTAACTCAAAAACAGCTCCTTGCAGGACTTCTCCGCTTTGGTCATCGATCTTTGTCAACACGACACCGCCTGGTGTAAGTCGATTTTCTTTCGTCAATTCTACCACCGCTGTCTGACTTCTTTCGATCTCAAACTCGATTGGTGTCGCATCCAATTCATACCCCGTTGGCGCTTGGGTTTCTACCAGCTGATACACTCCTGGTGCTAAGCCGTCAATCGCCAGTTTTCCATCTGCTCCTGTGGTTAGACCTGACTGCAGAACGGTTCCATTGGCATCTTGTAACTCAAAAACAGCTCCTTGCAGGACTTCCCCGCTTTGGTCATCGATCTTTGTCAACACGACACCGCCTGGTGTAAGTCGGTTTGCTTTCGTCAATTCTACCACCGCTGTCTGACTTCTTTCGATCTCAAACTCGATCGGTGTCGCATCTAATTCATACCCCGTTGGCGCTTGAGTTTCTACCAGCTGATATGCTCCTGGTGCTAAACCGTCAATTGCCAGTTTTCCATCTTCTCCTGTAGTTAGACCGGTTTGTAGCGTTTCTCCTTCTCGGTTCTGTAACTCAAAAACAGCTCCTTGCAGGATTTCCCCGCTTTGGTCATCGATCTTTGTCAACACGACACCGCCTGGTGTAAGTCGGTTTTCTTTCGTCAATTCTACCACCGCTGTCTGACTTCTTTCGATCTCAAACTCGATTGGTGTCGCATCTAATTCATACCCTATTGGCGCTTGAGTTTCTACCAGCTGATATGCTCCTGGTGCTAAACCGTCAATTGCCAGTTTTCCATCTTCTCCTGTAGTTAGACCGGTTTGTAGCGTTTCTCCTTCTCGGTTCTGTAACTCAAAAACAGCTCCTGCAGGATTTCCCCGCTTTGGTCATCGATCTTTGTCAACACGACACCGCCTGGTGTAAGTCGGTTTTCTTTCGTTAATTCTACCACCGCTGTCTGACTTCTTTCGATCTCAAACTCGATTGGTGTCGCATCTAATTCATACCCTATTGGCGCTTGAGTTTCTACCAGCTGATATGCTCCTGGTGCTAAACCGTCAATTGCCAGTTTTCCATCTTCTCCTGTAGTTAGACCGGTTTGTAGCGTTTCTCCTTCTCGGTTCTGTAACTCAAAAACAGCTCCTTGCAGGATTTCCCCGCTTTGGTCATCGATCTTTGTCAACACGACACCGCCTGGTGTAAGTCGGTTTTCTTTCGTCAATTCTACCACCGCTGTCTGACTTCTTTCGATCTCAAACTCGATTGGTGTCGCATCTAATTCATACCCTATTGGCGCTTGGGTTTCTACCAGCTGATATGTTCCTGGTGCTAAACCGTCAATTGCCAGTTTTCCATCTTCTCCTGTAGTTAGACCGGTTTGTAGCGTTTCTCCTTCTCGGTTCTGTAACTCAAAAACAGCTCCTTGCAGGATTTCCCCGCTTTGGTCATCGATCTTTGTCAACACGACACCGCCTGGTGTAAGTCGGTTTTCTTTCGTCAATTCTACCACCGCTGTCTGACTTCTTTCGATCTCAAACTCGATTGGTGTCGCATCTAATTCATACCCTATTGGCGCTTGAGTTTCTACCAGCTGATATGCTCCTGGTGCTAAACCGTCAATTGCCAGTTTTCCATCTTCTCCTGTAGTTAAACCGGTTTGTAGCGTTTCTCCTTCTCGGTTCTGTAACTCAAAAACAGCTCCTTGAAGGACTTCACCACTGCCTTCAGCATGTTTAATTAGTTCAACACCACCCGTATCAAGGATGTTTTCAATGGTTAACGTCACTTCTTCTATGGAGTATTCATTTATAAAAACATCATGTACCGTCGCATCTAAAAGATACCCTTCCGGTGCTTCTGTTTCTCGGACTTGATAGCTACCTACAGGAAGCGGTTCACTTAAAAATTCTCCGTTTTCTGCCGTTATACCTTCTTGTATCACTTGTGAATCGCTTGATAAAATTTCAAATTTTGCTCCTGCCAGCCTTTGGCCATTCTCATCAGTTTTAATTACTTTAATACGCCCATCGATTTTCCTTGTTCTTACAGTACTCGTATTCAATCGATTGTCACTATTCACAAGCGTTGCAAAGTTTAAAATTTGATCGCCGACCGCATACGCCTCTACATTGACCTTAAAAGAGAGGGTAAAACTTGTCGGACCACCAATCGTATTATTCGCACTGAAACGAACTATTCCATTATTGACTTCGGCATCAATGAAAGAGGGAATATCTGATAGAAATGACACAAATTCCATGCCTTCTTCCAAAACATCTTCAATAACAAGCGTATTGCTTGTTCCAGAAAACATCGAGACATGCAGAGTATACGTTAGTTCATTTTCATTGAGATTGATAACATTTTTGTCCACACTTTTTCTTAAAGAGATTGCCGGAAGATTACTTTCAGGGATTCTCAAGCGGTAGTCTCGGCTCATTACCTGATTATTGTAGGTCATACTCGCTCGATTCCGAGAAAACCCATCCTCTTGTCTTCCTTCATTGAACAAGTCGACATCGGTCACTTCAAGAGCATATTCAATAAAATACGATTGACCCTCTGCTAGATTACCAAAGTCCACAACAAGTGTATTCGTTTCCTTATTAAAAGATACTTTGTCCACAAATTCCTCGGAAACATAATGAGTTCTAACGTTTGCTTCACCTGGATTCGTTACTTCTGCGATCCGAACCCCACCTGAAATAGGTTCTCTATTTCCAGTGGAACTCCATGTAGTCGGATTCGGTGCCAAAGTTGTTCCTTGCGGTAGTACATCGGTAACCACTACACCGTCTTTTCGTGATCCTTCATAATTTACCTGCAAAATAAATTTATTACTGTTGGTCACGTCTTGCCCGTCAATCAGCAGATTCCCAAGATTTCCTTGGCTGTCGATTTCTCTAGAGCCATAGTATAATTTCGAAAAAATGGGTCTTGATGAAGGAATAGGCGTAATTGAAAATTCCGTGTTTGCTGCTCGCTCAGCATAAGTAAGACTCACTTGAAAGTCATTATTTGGCTCAGTACCGCCTGATTGAAAGAAAGCAACTTCAAACGTGATACTGAATGTATACGACTGAGCGGCTTCATTTAATCCTTCATAATCAAAGGTAAATGGAAAAACAACGTCTGTGCCTTCTTGGTAAAATGCCAGTGGCTTTAAAGGTGAATCATCAGCGACCTCCACTCTAATGAACTCAATTAAGCCAATCGATGCTCTAGGAACTCGTACGACCATCTCCCCATATTCTTCAAGAATATCGCCAGCGCCTCCTTGAATGTATCCCTTTAACGTTTGTGTATGCCTGCTCGGCAAAGTGGGGCGCTCAGCAGAGATGCCGATGTCATAATTCAAGAGCTCCTCTTGTCTTTCAATCTGAGATTCCTGCGTTATAGATGGCTCAGATGATCTGGCTTCATTAAAAGATTCACTTAAGCTTTCTTCTGGTATATTAAAAGATTCACTTGTACTTTCTTCTGGTACATTAAAAGACTCACTTGTGCTTTCTTCTGGTACACTGATTTCTATTGAGACCGTATTTGATTGAATATCACCGCTTCTTGCGGTCAATTCGTATTTACCTGAATGCTGGGAAGAATAAGTAATCAGACGTTCGTAATCATTGAGTTGCTTCACTTCCCCTTCAATCAAATCCTCACTCTTATCAATGACCAATGCATTTAGCAGGTCTGGTGTTCCTCTGACTCGCAACTGGAACTGCTCACCCAAAGCAGCCTCCTCTTGATCAACTTCGATCGTCAGCGAACGCTCTGGCTGTTCTGCTAAAGACTCAGCTAGAACCGTTATGTTCCCAAATTGATTGATCACAATAAGCATAACTAGAAACATACTTAACAGTTTATGAAATTTGTTCCTCACTATTACTCCCCCTTATAATTTTGACTAAACAACAAGGTACCCGATAATTTTCTAAAAAGATTCCCCAACTCAAAATGGCTGCGTTACCTCCCTCGTATTTTCGGTTCAACTCAAGCGTTGCAATGTAAGCTGTAAACAAAGCTAATGATTGCCGATTGTCTTCTGTTGATTGATTCGATAGCTTTGTATGACTTTTAGTTGTCCGTGTGGCTTAACCATAATTATGATTTCACGATTCCTCCTGCCAGTGCCTTGCACAAGCTGGAGCGTAACCCTAATAGTTATTTTGTTAATGTACTTATATACTTTTATACTTTTCCATTAGAAACAATCACTAAATCGTTGATACCAAGGTCAGACTCTAGAATTTCATCAGTGAGTCCCTGTATTGGTTAACCTTCATCAATCCCAAAAAAATATATCAATGCTTAGCATCAAAATGAATATATAGTTTAGAATACTTGGGATTCATCGATAACTGATCGCTTATTTGGCCATATTATTTGGCACTTGGTTCAACTAAACGCATTTAGGATGTTCCTTCATTCTCGTCATGGATGTTCTCAAACCGTCATTACTAATAAACTGTCCACCGAATCGATGGTTCATTTCTTGCATTTTCCACGTCCAATTACTCTTTTTGCTCTTTATTTGGGCGTAGTTTTACTTTCTTAACTTGTATCGTCTTCCATCAACTCCTTAATCATCTTCTTAGCTTTATTGGCTCGGTTTCCTTGTAAAAGGTATCTACAAATAGTGACAATCTGTATTAAATCTTCATCATTTTCTGTAATGTCAATAATTTCTATATTCTGTACCATATATTGCAAAGGGTTTCACTAAGTTCATAACCGAAGCGAATTAAACAACTTTTGTATAGAATAACTACCTTTTCTATTTTTCCATTGGTAATTCTATCTATTAATTGGTTTAATCCTTTTGTTGTAGTTGATTCCACTACCAAGATGATTCTCTCGAATTTTAAAGCTTGAAGATGTATTGCTATTTTTGCTAACTGGCGTATTTGCAACTATTTTTCCCTTCTATTCTTCCTTCATTGATTCCCCTCTAAAATTACTATCCATAAAAAATTGCATAAATGACAATAGTATTTATATTAGTCATACTGCTTTTTAACACAGCAAATTCCAGAAAAACATTCGTTACATATTTGTGAATTTTTCCAAAAAATAACATTTTTATAAAACAACGAAAAATAAATCACTACCAGTCAACTTCTATAATATTACCAAATAACAAACTAACTATCCATCAATAACGTGTTTTATTTTTTAAAATTTCTATAAAAAAATAATCATTCTTAAAAAGAATATATAAAAATAACAATAACCTTTGTGATTTTTCTTGTTTGAAGAATGTTAGAAGAAAAATCTCTAAATACTTATAATTATTTTATAAGCAAAAAAATGCTATCGGTAGTATCACCGATAGCTGAGGAAAGTCACAGTAGGGACTATTTGATTAAAAAATATGTTTATTCAATCCATCTATTTATTTTTGCCTTATTAACATATTGTAATAATGTAAGCAACAATGTATTTTAAGTGTAATGCTTTTATGCACCTATTTAATTTATCATTCTCATCTGATACAATCTCACTCATAACAATATGAATTTTTCTTCTCATTAGTCTCAGTTCACCATGAATTATACATAACACCCAATACAATTATTTTTCCATACTTTTTTAAGAGGACAATTACATCGTATATATCGCTAAGAATTGCAACCATTCCATTTTTAAAGACATATTTCCTCTAAAAAACTAAAATTCTATCTATCCACGACTAATAATCCCCCACATTAAACCCGTAATCGAACCAGAAAATTTTTCTTTATAACTAAAACAACCATCATTTTCGAGTTATCTTAAACACATATTTCCTATTTTTTCATTTCTATCCATGCATGATAATATTCAGTTCTGATATTGTTTTCATCCGTATTCGTCAATAGATACTGGCCGATCACTTCTCCTGTTTTCCATCCTTTTTCATACATTCTTTCTCTGATTTCTAAAATATTATTACGTTCCGCATGGTTCATCTCGGATTTCAATAAGAATCGACGATAAACAGCCGTATCTTTTTTCTCCCAAATCACGTCTTGAGTAAATAAATGTACTTCACTAGGGTCGATAAAAAATCCATACATCGTCTGTGAACTGGAAGCTGGCATACTCATCATCCCAAAGCTTGAATAGTTAGGTAGAAATTTTTTGATTTCCACAATATCTTCAAACTCCGTTGAGATCATACAGTCAAAAGGGATCTCTT is from Enterococcus faecium and encodes:
- a CDS encoding PTS cellobiose transporter subunit IIA, whose amino-acid sequence is MAEKINSETLQVTSFDIIFHSGNARTLIHEAFRSMRKEMFEEVEEKLRQANEEILHAHQSQTQLLKEYASGTKIEMEIIMVHAQDHLMTTMTLLEVAQEMNYLYQKNK
- a CDS encoding BglG family transcription antiterminator codes for the protein MKQKEKLLLRYLIDHKKEYVTSQRLASELLLSDRTIRNYLQRIKELVEKNGGKIIAKPGYGYQLHILQRLTFDLFLSRQEIVPGYAREPQGFYESEDRQKYILNQLLLEDAILFMDDLAEELYISRSSLTKDMQEIKERLIPYSLKIVSKHGQGTWIEGEERNRRHFIMDTFFGNHYGNSLKEYLGQSRFFPDISFEELVIIILDETREAKLKVSDFIIQNLTLHLALGIKRLREGFEIKELGIEQEVSKRVEYQVAQRIVQRIEVIAGVSFPEEEIAYLTLHLMAKSNHKENQNDQELSKELAKVLKRLSQEFHFSLVEDLQLFNGLLDHLSPMMIRLSRGIRIENPLTEEIKKENPKVFDAVKRHFSNMPALKNYTINEDEWAYLALHLMAALEKERAAHKLHALIICATGYGSAQLLKNRVVSEFGKNITVVSVKGYYEINETTLKGIDLIISSIDLSTMFFKIPVLHVSIFLNEDDVRKIRKVVGESIPYHSSDRPIPAFSLQQKKQIYTEQLSEKFFKTYTYEPKKEEILHDLLQKLSINEEEGYIREMRKQIQQRENMGQIIFSDTVAVPHPAVPVGIETKVAVALIPSGMQWDQYQEIHFVFLVSPSYVENEGITVVTKAIIRLVDQLKVQQEILAEPIFENFSSKFIKLIE
- a CDS encoding PTS cellobiose transporter subunit IIB; protein product: MKKALIICAAGMSSSMMASKTTDFFKQKREEVLVDAVSATEGDNMIKNSDFDLFLISPQTTMFLDKFKKLGESVGKPVVSIPFQAYVPIPTGIQKLAEVIEENI
- a CDS encoding antibiotic biosynthesis monooxygenase family protein, translating into MSITVNILYTSTNGQARKFAEEMVERNIVKAIRAEEGNEKYDYYFPLEDPESLLLIDRWKDEEAIEKHHKSEMMAQINELRKKYKLKMKVERFTDLP
- a CDS encoding FUSC family protein, whose product is MTVKNKSKKKGRQQVDFYQSLQLDPFILKQKIREAASKKEKCMYICSLFLRSLFIVLFAICFIIIITTLFESKHKPYAVVLFCMLMSIRFVDFGYKISHSIIGLAIVMFSLLVAPYVQLIKWSVMGMLIHFILLSSILMATASDPKMGNASLYGFSYLFIVYSLPKDSLNKNFFTQTSSLLFLFFCWFSVLLYRKHREKNKDKSLFKEIFLKGMYSQEKIWMLIYAFGISLLIVAGEYVPFQRLMWAGFAFSSIVSSYGLMSIGFKERAVDRIIGSLIGCVLFIGISQFIPFNWVGILGGLALGVCSTYRYKTVFNSFGALAITASLFGVPGAVTIRIFENILGVCLGIMYIGVTEILIRKIREKHGLNH
- a CDS encoding MSCRAMM family protein; this encodes MRNKFHKLLSMFLVMLIVINQFGNITVLAESLAEQPERSLTIEVDQEEAALGEQFQLRVRGTPDLLNALVIDKSEDLIEGEVKQLNDYERLITYSSQHSGKYELTARSGDIQSNTVSIEISVPEESTSESFNVPEESTSESFNIPEESLSESFNEARSSEPSITQESQIERQEELLNYDIGISAERPTLPSRHTQTLKGYIQGGAGDILEEYGEMVVRVPRASIGLIEFIRVEVADDSPLKPLAFYQEGTDVVFPFTFDYEGLNEAAQSYTFSITFEVAFFQSGGTEPNNDFQVSLTYAERAANTEFSITPIPSSRPIFSKLYYGSREIDSQGNLGNLLIDGQDVTNSNKFILQVNYEGSRKDGVVVTDVLPQGTTLAPNPTTWSSTGNREPISGGVRIAEVTNPGEANVRTHYVSEEFVDKVSFNKETNTLVVDFGNLAEGQSYFIEYALEVTDVDLFNEGRQEDGFSRNRASMTYNNQVMSRDYRLRIPESNLPAISLRKSVDKNVINLNENELTYTLHVSMFSGTSNTLVIEDVLEEGMEFVSFLSDIPSFIDAEVNNGIVRFSANNTIGGPTSFTLSFKVNVEAYAVGDQILNFATLVNSDNRLNTSTVRTRKIDGRIKVIKTDENGQRLAGAKFEILSSDSQVIQEGITAENGEFLSEPLPVGSYQVRETEAPEGYLLDATVHDVFINEYSIEEVTLTIENILDTGGVELIKHAEGSGEVLQGAVFELQNREGETLQTGLTTGEDGKLAIDGLAPGAYQLVETQAPIGYELDATPIEFEIERSQTAVVELTKENRLTPGGVVLTKIDDQSGEILQGAVFELQNREGETLQTGLTTGEDGKLAIDGLAPGTYQLVETQAPIGYELDATPIEFEIERSQTAVVELTKENRLTPGGVVLTKIDDQSGEILQGAVFELQNREGETLQTGLTTGEDGKLAIDGLAPGAYQLVETQAPIGYELDATPIEFEIERSQTAVVELTKENRLTPGGVVLTKIDDQSGEILQELFLSYRTEKEKRYKPV